A section of the Bryobacteraceae bacterium genome encodes:
- a CDS encoding EpsI family protein translates to MSWWRGRGVWVATAVLCAQAVAFHVFSQNEHEPKVLPLALVNFERGGWALVEDEPLDSATAEILHPDDFVYRVLADSRRGLGATVFVAYFRSQRTGHAPHTPRNCLPGHGWVFERTGTYEAEVAGAGRLRANRYVIQKENERAAVVYWYQTGERTVANEYEAKLWLVWDAMRHGRSDTALVRVIVPAAAGVEEAERAAEGLAREVYAALVEHFPRLEPLKGT, encoded by the coding sequence GTGAGCTGGTGGCGGGGGCGGGGGGTGTGGGTAGCGACGGCGGTGTTGTGCGCGCAGGCGGTGGCGTTCCATGTGTTTTCGCAGAACGAGCACGAGCCGAAGGTGCTGCCGCTGGCGCTGGTGAACTTTGAGCGCGGCGGCTGGGCGCTGGTGGAAGATGAGCCGCTGGACAGCGCGACGGCGGAGATCCTGCACCCGGACGACTTCGTCTACCGGGTTCTGGCCGACAGCCGGCGGGGGCTGGGGGCGACGGTCTTTGTGGCGTACTTCCGCAGCCAGCGCACCGGCCATGCGCCGCACACGCCGCGCAACTGCCTGCCGGGGCACGGGTGGGTGTTTGAGCGGACGGGTACGTACGAGGCGGAGGTGGCGGGGGCGGGGCGGCTGCGGGCGAACCGGTATGTGATCCAGAAGGAGAACGAGCGGGCGGCGGTCGTTTACTGGTATCAGACGGGCGAGCGGACGGTGGCCAATGAGTATGAGGCGAAGCTGTGGCTGGTGTGGGACGCGATGCGGCACGGGCGGAGCGACACGGCGCTGGTGCGGGTGATCGTCCCGGCGGCGGCGGGGGTGGAAGAGGCCGAGCGGGCGGCCGAGGGGCTGGCGCGGGAGGTGTATGCGGCGCTTGTTGAGCATTTCCCGCGGCTTGAGCCGTTGAAGGGAACATGA
- a CDS encoding glycosyl transferase has product MTGRTAPVMHLVDTLEAGGAERMCVQLANAMAERGRVVAVCATRRSGPLREELDARVGFVNLGRRWRFDAAALWRLRQEVEQRGIRILHAHGTALFAAAAASAGRREVRVVWHDHYGGLIHARSSWPYRMVRRRMAAVLAVNEELARWSRERLGVSAERVFVVGNFATRGIGEPASGLPGTAGYRLVQVANVRPQKDYTTMLRAMARIVREEPRAHLLVVGACGTEGHGAEVRRLVEELGLAANVTFLGPRRDVGAVLAGCDVGVLSSASEGLPVALLEYGEAGLAAVCTDAGACRAVLDGVGPVVRVGDDAALAEAVLALLRDPEERVRAGGKLRERVRARWSREAVLERIEEAYEKALE; this is encoded by the coding sequence AGCGGATGTGTGTTCAACTGGCGAACGCGATGGCGGAGCGGGGCCGGGTGGTGGCGGTGTGCGCGACGCGGCGCAGCGGGCCGTTACGGGAGGAGCTGGACGCGCGGGTCGGATTCGTGAATCTGGGGCGGCGGTGGCGGTTCGATGCCGCGGCGCTGTGGCGGCTGCGGCAGGAGGTGGAGCAGCGGGGCATTCGCATTCTGCACGCGCACGGGACGGCGCTGTTTGCGGCGGCAGCGGCGAGCGCGGGGCGGCGGGAGGTGCGCGTGGTTTGGCACGACCACTATGGGGGGCTGATCCACGCACGTTCGAGCTGGCCTTACCGGATGGTGCGGCGGCGGATGGCGGCGGTGCTGGCGGTGAACGAGGAGCTGGCACGATGGAGCCGGGAGCGGCTGGGGGTGTCCGCTGAGCGGGTCTTTGTGGTGGGAAACTTTGCCACGCGGGGGATTGGCGAGCCGGCGAGCGGGCTGCCGGGAACGGCGGGTTACCGGCTGGTGCAGGTGGCGAACGTGCGTCCGCAGAAAGACTACACGACGATGCTGCGGGCGATGGCGCGGATCGTGCGCGAGGAGCCCAGGGCGCACCTGCTGGTGGTAGGGGCGTGCGGGACGGAGGGCCATGGAGCGGAGGTGCGGCGGCTGGTGGAGGAGCTGGGGCTGGCGGCGAATGTGACGTTTCTGGGTCCGCGGCGGGACGTGGGGGCGGTGCTGGCGGGGTGCGATGTGGGGGTGTTGAGTTCGGCGAGCGAGGGGCTGCCGGTGGCGCTGCTCGAGTATGGGGAGGCGGGCCTGGCGGCGGTGTGCACGGACGCGGGCGCCTGCCGGGCGGTGCTGGACGGGGTGGGGCCGGTGGTGCGCGTGGGCGACGATGCGGCGTTGGCGGAGGCGGTGCTGGCCTTGCTGCGGGATCCGGAGGAGCGCGTGCGGGCCGGCGGGAAGTTGCGGGAGCGGGTGCGGGCGCGGTGGAGCCGGGAGGCGGTGCTGGAGAGGATCGAGGAGGCGTATGAAAAGGCTCTGGAGTAG
- a CDS encoding UDP-galactose-4-epimerase, with the protein MRCLLTGGAGFLGRMLAAGLRESGAEVLVADLREPTGFAWQRADITRPETLHWAGPRFDLVVHAAGLAHFTPRTSADRRRFFEVNADGTRNLLASLGGPQRPARAVLVSTVAVYGREEGERLDEDTPLAAADPYGESKRVAEGIFRAWAQESGVGWTILRLPLVYGKDPPGNLGAMAAALRAGRYVGVGRGQARRSLVWGVDVGRVLLAAARAGGIFHLTDGRHPTFREIEEAMAEALGRAAPARLPASAAWMLAAAGSALAKLGLRPPYDLDRFRKMTRTLTFNDARARAAFGWNPLPVTERIRREGIFSQSGVRGPLEGRSAAGG; encoded by the coding sequence ATGAGATGCCTTCTGACGGGCGGCGCGGGCTTCCTCGGGCGGATGCTGGCGGCGGGGCTGCGCGAATCGGGGGCGGAAGTTCTGGTTGCCGATCTGCGCGAGCCGACCGGGTTCGCCTGGCAGCGGGCTGACATCACGCGGCCAGAGACGCTGCATTGGGCGGGGCCGCGATTCGACCTGGTGGTTCATGCCGCCGGACTGGCACATTTTACGCCCCGGACGTCCGCAGATCGGCGGCGGTTTTTTGAAGTCAATGCGGACGGGACGCGCAACCTGCTGGCTTCGCTGGGCGGCCCGCAACGGCCGGCGCGGGCGGTGCTGGTGAGTACGGTGGCCGTCTACGGCCGCGAGGAGGGTGAACGGCTCGACGAAGACACGCCGCTGGCGGCGGCGGATCCTTACGGGGAGAGCAAGAGAGTGGCCGAGGGGATTTTCCGCGCCTGGGCGCAGGAGAGTGGCGTGGGGTGGACGATCCTGCGGCTGCCGTTGGTCTACGGGAAGGATCCGCCAGGCAATCTGGGCGCGATGGCGGCGGCGCTGCGTGCCGGCCGCTATGTGGGCGTCGGGCGTGGCCAGGCGCGGCGGAGCCTCGTCTGGGGCGTGGACGTGGGGCGGGTGCTGCTGGCGGCGGCGCGGGCAGGCGGCATCTTTCATCTCACCGACGGGCGCCACCCGACATTCCGGGAGATTGAGGAGGCGATGGCCGAGGCGCTGGGGCGAGCGGCGCCCGCGCGGCTGCCGGCGTCAGCGGCCTGGATGCTGGCGGCCGCGGGAAGTGCGCTGGCGAAGCTGGGTTTGCGCCCGCCGTACGATCTGGACCGCTTCCGGAAGATGACGCGGACGCTCACGTTCAACGACGCCCGGGCGCGGGCGGCTTTCGGTTGGAACCCGTTGCCGGTCACCGAGCGGATCCGTCGCGAGGGGATTTTTTCGCAATCTGGCGTGCGGGGGCCCCTGGAAGGACGCTCGGCTGCGGGGGGATAA
- a CDS encoding capsular polysaccharide biosynthesis protein CapK, giving the protein MAADAWLTLYHRMPAWMRDVAASVRGWQLERWRYGPETGRLVEEALEREHWTAEQWREWQEERLARLLHRAAKQVPYYRSMWAERRVRGDHRSWERLENWPVLDKETVRQQPEAFLAEDCDPRRMFATHTSGTSGTPLKLWHSRRTLRAWYALFEARWRRWHGVSRRDRWAILGGQLVAPVEQRRPPFWVHNWPMRQLYLSSYHLATEFAPFYVDELRRFRPAYLWGYSSALYTLAQECARLGVRDLRFRVVLTNAEPLYEHQRALIAEVFQSPVRETYGMTECAAAAGECEHGRMHWFPEAGVVEVLERGEDGAGELVATGLINEDMPLIRYRVGDRVTPAPPEARCGCGRRLPLLERIEGRLDDVIVTPDGRRVGRLDPVFKADLPLREAQIVQEAADRVRVRVAPAGEFGARDEERLRELLALRLGKEMRVEVERVQEIERGPNGKFRAVVNRLGGR; this is encoded by the coding sequence ATGGCGGCTGACGCCTGGCTGACACTGTACCACCGGATGCCTGCCTGGATGCGGGACGTGGCGGCGTCCGTGCGCGGCTGGCAACTGGAGCGTTGGCGGTATGGGCCCGAAACCGGGCGTCTGGTGGAAGAGGCCCTCGAGCGCGAGCACTGGACGGCGGAGCAATGGCGGGAGTGGCAGGAGGAGCGGCTGGCGCGGCTCCTGCACCGGGCGGCGAAGCAGGTTCCCTACTACCGCTCGATGTGGGCGGAACGTCGCGTGCGCGGCGACCACCGCAGCTGGGAGCGGCTGGAGAACTGGCCGGTTCTGGACAAGGAGACCGTGCGGCAGCAGCCGGAGGCGTTCCTGGCCGAGGACTGCGATCCGCGGCGGATGTTCGCGACGCACACCAGCGGCACGAGCGGCACGCCGCTGAAACTGTGGCACAGCCGGCGCACGCTGCGGGCCTGGTATGCGCTGTTTGAGGCACGCTGGCGGCGCTGGCACGGCGTGAGCCGCCGCGACCGCTGGGCCATTCTCGGCGGGCAGCTCGTGGCGCCGGTTGAGCAGCGCAGGCCGCCCTTCTGGGTCCACAATTGGCCGATGCGGCAATTGTATCTTTCCAGCTACCACCTGGCGACGGAGTTTGCGCCGTTCTATGTGGACGAACTGCGCCGATTCCGGCCTGCTTACCTGTGGGGTTACAGTTCAGCGCTCTACACGCTGGCGCAGGAGTGCGCGCGGCTGGGAGTGCGCGACCTGCGCTTCCGCGTGGTGCTTACCAACGCGGAGCCGCTGTATGAGCACCAGCGCGCGTTGATCGCGGAGGTTTTCCAGTCGCCGGTGCGGGAGACTTACGGGATGACGGAGTGTGCGGCGGCGGCCGGGGAGTGCGAGCATGGGCGGATGCACTGGTTTCCGGAGGCGGGCGTGGTGGAGGTGCTCGAGAGGGGCGAAGACGGCGCGGGCGAGCTGGTTGCGACGGGGCTGATCAATGAGGACATGCCGCTCATCCGCTACCGCGTGGGCGACCGCGTGACGCCAGCGCCGCCTGAAGCGCGCTGCGGCTGCGGGCGCAGGCTGCCTCTGCTTGAGAGGATCGAGGGGCGGCTGGACGATGTCATCGTGACACCCGACGGGCGGCGCGTGGGACGGCTGGACCCGGTGTTCAAGGCGGACCTCCCGCTGCGCGAGGCGCAGATCGTGCAGGAGGCGGCCGACCGCGTGCGTGTGCGCGTGGCGCCGGCCGGCGAGTTCGGCGCGCGCGACGAAGAGCGCCTGAGAGAGCTGCTGGCGCTGCGGCTGGGCAAAGAAATGCGCGTGGAGGTGGAACGGGTGCAGGAAATTGAGCGCGGGCCGAACGGGAAATTCCGGGCGGTTGTGAACCGCCTGGGCGGTCGATGA
- a CDS encoding exosortase: MIGVLRQRWAGWIAAGWLAGLVGVCYWPVIGNIVHQWQSDDNMAHGWFVPVIVGYIVWERREELEGVRIAPSGWGLGLLAASGVVACLGALAAEIFTERLALVGTVAGLVWYLGGGELMRRLRFPLLLLFFALPLPGLLHKQITFPLQLLATRLAEWGLELSGRTVLREGNVLELAGRMISVVEACSGIRALLTLEFFALAYAYLFHERVWMRWALAAAAVPVAVLANAGRVMATALLGEVDPRLAEGFYHGLEGWAVFVAAMAMLIGVERLLRRWVK; this comes from the coding sequence ATGATTGGAGTCTTGCGCCAGCGTTGGGCGGGGTGGATCGCCGCCGGGTGGCTGGCGGGGCTGGTGGGGGTGTGTTACTGGCCGGTGATCGGCAACATTGTGCACCAGTGGCAGAGCGACGACAACATGGCGCACGGGTGGTTTGTGCCGGTGATTGTCGGCTACATTGTGTGGGAGCGGCGGGAGGAGCTGGAGGGCGTGCGGATTGCGCCGAGCGGGTGGGGGCTGGGGCTGCTGGCGGCGAGCGGTGTGGTGGCGTGCTTGGGGGCGCTGGCGGCGGAGATCTTTACGGAGAGGCTGGCGCTGGTGGGGACGGTGGCGGGGCTGGTGTGGTACCTGGGCGGCGGGGAGCTGATGCGGCGGCTGCGGTTTCCGCTGCTGCTGCTGTTTTTTGCGCTGCCGCTGCCGGGTCTGCTGCACAAGCAGATCACGTTTCCGCTGCAACTGCTGGCGACGCGGCTGGCCGAGTGGGGTCTGGAGCTGAGCGGGCGGACGGTGCTGCGGGAGGGCAACGTGCTGGAGCTGGCCGGGCGGATGATTTCGGTGGTGGAGGCGTGCAGCGGGATTCGGGCGCTGCTGACGCTTGAGTTTTTCGCGCTGGCCTACGCATATCTGTTTCATGAGAGGGTGTGGATGCGGTGGGCGCTGGCGGCGGCGGCGGTACCGGTGGCGGTGTTGGCCAATGCGGGGCGGGTAATGGCGACGGCGCTGCTGGGGGAGGTGGATCCGCGGCTGGCCGAGGGGTTTTATCACGGGCTGGAGGGGTGGGCGGTGTTTGTGGCGGCGATGGCGATGCTGATTGGCGTGGAGCGGCTGCTGCGGAGGTGGGTCAAGTGA
- a CDS encoding glycosyltransferase WbuB gives MKILYFYQYFTTPKGAWSTRAYEFARRWVAAGDEVTVVTSVYYKSDIQPDRFITEREVEGIRVKILNIGVSNKQPLWQQAWTFLQYAAVSTWFALTEKADVILASSGPITVAIPALAARYVRRRPFVFEVRDLWPEGAIQLGLLRNRLLIRVLRALERLCYRSAAVTVALSPGMAEWIRRRYGFSNVEVVTNASDCELAEAAARNGFELPDWARGKKLVLYAGSLGRMYGTYRLADVAASLLEHADQSVAVVVIGTGIDQDRLLSEAQGKGLNNLHILGQRSREEIFGWLRHSICALSIFSGEPVLDTSFPNKLFDALAAGVPLVQDTQGWMKELLEREQCGITVPRGDTRAMAEAVLRLARDEALRRRMGDNARRLGRERFERGLLAAKMREILHRAAGGE, from the coding sequence ATGAAGATCCTGTATTTTTACCAGTATTTCACCACCCCGAAAGGCGCCTGGAGCACGCGCGCCTATGAATTCGCGCGGCGATGGGTGGCGGCCGGCGATGAAGTGACGGTGGTGACGTCGGTCTATTACAAGTCCGACATTCAGCCGGACCGCTTCATCACCGAGCGCGAGGTGGAGGGAATCCGGGTCAAAATCCTGAACATCGGGGTCTCCAACAAACAGCCGCTTTGGCAGCAGGCGTGGACATTTCTTCAGTACGCGGCGGTATCCACGTGGTTTGCGCTGACGGAAAAAGCGGACGTGATTCTGGCTTCCAGCGGGCCGATTACGGTGGCGATTCCCGCCCTGGCGGCGCGATATGTGCGGCGGCGGCCGTTTGTTTTCGAGGTGCGGGACCTGTGGCCGGAAGGGGCCATCCAGCTCGGGCTGCTGCGGAACCGGCTGCTGATCCGGGTGCTGCGGGCGCTGGAGCGCCTCTGTTACCGGAGTGCGGCGGTGACGGTGGCGCTCTCGCCGGGGATGGCGGAATGGATCCGGCGCCGGTACGGGTTTTCGAATGTGGAGGTCGTCACCAACGCAAGCGACTGTGAGCTGGCTGAGGCGGCGGCGCGGAACGGCTTTGAGCTGCCCGACTGGGCGCGGGGCAAAAAGCTGGTGTTGTACGCGGGGTCGCTGGGGAGGATGTATGGGACCTACCGGCTAGCAGACGTGGCGGCAAGCCTGCTTGAACACGCCGATCAAAGCGTGGCGGTCGTGGTTATCGGTACGGGGATCGACCAAGACCGCCTGCTTTCAGAAGCACAAGGAAAGGGGCTGAACAATCTACACATTCTGGGGCAGCGGTCGAGGGAGGAGATTTTTGGGTGGCTGCGCCATTCGATCTGCGCACTGTCGATTTTCTCCGGCGAGCCCGTTCTTGACACATCCTTCCCGAACAAACTCTTTGACGCCCTGGCGGCGGGCGTGCCGCTGGTGCAGGACACGCAGGGCTGGATGAAAGAGCTGCTCGAGCGGGAACAGTGCGGCATTACCGTGCCGCGCGGCGACACTCGGGCGATGGCGGAGGCGGTGCTTCGTCTGGCGCGGGATGAGGCGCTGCGGCGGCGGATGGGCGACAATGCGCGGCGGCTCGGACGGGAGCGCTTTGAGCGCGGGCTGCTGGCGGCGAAGATGCGCGAGATCCTTCACCGGGCGGCGGGCGGCGAATGA